A genomic segment from bacterium encodes:
- a CDS encoding nucleotide sugar dehydrogenase, giving the protein MGELEVLEQRIEAGTCLVGVIGLGYVGLPLALAFAEQGIRVLGFDVDEDKIAALASHQTYIDYISAERIAGASDDGLLAATSDFGRLAEPDALLICVPTPLTQHQAPDLSYVLKTAEAIRQAIRPGQIVILESTTYPGTTDVELRGVLEQSGLRCDEDFLLAFSPEREDPGNPDYSTPKIPKVVGGVGERSGRVAAKLYAKIVPEPIVVSSSRVAEATKLTENIFRAVNIALVNELKVLFGAMEIDVREVLDAAATKPFGFMRFDPGPGWGGHCIPVDPYYLAWKAREYGLSARFIELAGTVNVEMPRWVVDKLQRALNDRGRSVRGSRILVLGLAYKPNVADPRESPAFEILSQLHELGADYSYHDPLIPVAPPMRSWPELPALESSPLTAEILASQDAVVLVTDHAAVDYDLVLEHGPLVVDTRGVYRQAHEKVIKA; this is encoded by the coding sequence ATGGGCGAGCTAGAGGTTCTTGAACAAAGGATAGAGGCCGGCACCTGCCTCGTCGGCGTGATCGGTCTCGGCTACGTCGGTTTGCCGCTCGCTTTGGCATTCGCCGAGCAAGGGATTCGAGTTCTCGGCTTCGACGTCGACGAGGACAAGATCGCGGCCCTTGCGAGCCACCAGACCTACATTGACTACATCTCCGCGGAGCGAATTGCCGGGGCCTCGGACGACGGACTCCTGGCCGCGACCAGCGACTTCGGGCGGTTGGCCGAGCCGGATGCCCTGCTCATCTGTGTCCCGACGCCACTGACTCAGCACCAGGCTCCCGATCTTTCCTACGTCCTCAAGACCGCGGAGGCAATCCGCCAGGCGATCCGACCCGGCCAGATCGTGATTCTGGAGTCGACGACCTACCCGGGCACGACCGACGTCGAGTTACGTGGCGTTCTGGAGCAAAGCGGTCTACGCTGTGACGAGGATTTCTTGCTGGCCTTCTCGCCCGAGCGCGAGGACCCCGGCAACCCGGACTACAGCACGCCGAAGATCCCGAAAGTGGTGGGAGGTGTCGGCGAGCGCTCCGGTCGGGTGGCAGCAAAGCTCTACGCCAAGATCGTGCCCGAGCCCATCGTGGTGTCGTCGTCCCGGGTCGCCGAGGCGACCAAGCTGACCGAAAACATCTTCCGGGCGGTCAACATCGCGCTCGTCAACGAGCTCAAGGTGCTCTTCGGGGCCATGGAGATCGATGTTCGCGAGGTACTCGACGCCGCTGCCACGAAGCCCTTCGGCTTCATGCGCTTTGATCCCGGCCCTGGCTGGGGCGGGCACTGCATTCCCGTGGATCCCTACTACCTCGCCTGGAAGGCGCGCGAGTACGGCCTGTCGGCGCGGTTTATCGAGCTCGCCGGGACGGTCAACGTTGAGATGCCTCGCTGGGTCGTGGACAAGCTGCAACGCGCTCTAAACGATCGTGGTCGTTCCGTGCGCGGTAGCCGTATCCTGGTTCTGGGCCTGGCGTACAAGCCCAACGTGGCCGACCCTCGCGAAAGCCCCGCTTTCGAGATCCTCAGCCAGCTGCACGAACTCGGTGCCGACTACAGCTATCACGACCCGTTGATTCCGGTGGCGCCGCCGATGCGCTCGTGGCCGGAGCTGCCGGCACTCGAGTCGAGTCCATTGACCGCCGAGATCCTGGCTTCTCAGGACGCGGTGGTCCTGGTGACCGACCACGCCGCGGTCGACTACGATCTCGTGCTCGAGCACGGCCCGCTCGTCGTCGACACGCGCGGTGTGTATCGGCAGGCCCACGAGAAAGTGATCAAGGC